GGCATGGATCAACGGCCGTCCCGCCAACGCCCGCCAGCTCGGCGAACTGGCCGCGCTGCTGGTCGAGATCCACGGCCAGCACGAACATCAGGCATTGCTGTCGCGCCCGCACCAGCTTGCCTTGCTCGACGCCTACGCCGGCCACGACGAGCTGCTGGCGCAAGTGCGCGGCAACGCCGTGCGGTGGCGCGAACTCGGCACGCGCATGCGCAAGCTCAGCGGCGGCGACGATCGCGACCAGCGCATCGAACTGCTGCGCCATGAAATCGGCGAGCTGGAGAAATGGGCGCTGCCTGCCGCCGAACTGGCCGAACTCGAGACGCAGCACAAACGCCTCGCCAACGCTGGCCGGCTGGCCGAAGGCACCGCCGGCGTGGTCGAGCTGCTCGACGGCGACAGCGAATTCGCCTTGCGTCGCGCCCTCGGCCGGGCGCAGGCCGAACTGGGCAAGCTGGCCGCGCTCGACGAGCGGCTGAACCCGCTGCTGGAACTGCTCGACAATGCCGGTATCCAGCTCGGCGAAGCCGCCGACGGCCTGGCGCGCTATGCACAGGACGTCGACCTCGACCCCGAGCGATTCACCGAGGTCGACAACCACCTGGCCCGCCTGCACGAGCTGTCGCGCCGGCACCGCTTGCCCGCGGCCGAGCTGCACGACCGGCTCGCCGTCTTGCAGGCCGAACTGGCCGAGCTCGAAGGCGCCGGTGACGTGCTGGAACAACTGATGGCGCAACGCGAGCGCCTGCGGGGCGACTACACCCACGCGGCGGCCAAACTCAGTGAGGCTCGCGCCGCGGCGGCGGCTCGGCTCGGCGACGAGGTCAGCGTGCTGATGGGCGAGCTGGGCATGGTGGGCGGCCTGTTGCGCGTCGAGCTGGAACCCTCCAGCGGCGACGAGCCGGATCCGCAGGGCGGTGAACGCTGCGAGCTGCTGGTGAGCGCCAACCCCGGCCAGCCGCCGCGACCGCTGCGCAAGGTCGCCTCCGGCGGCGAACTGGCGCGCATCAGCCTGGCGATCGAAGTGGTTACCCTGGGCAAGGACACCGTCGGCAGCATGATCTTCGACGAGGTCGACAGCGGCATCGGCGGCGCCGTTGCCGAGGTGGTCGGACAGAAATTGCGCGCGCTGGGCGCCCAGCGCCAGGTGCTGTGCGTCACCCACCTGCCGCAGGTGGCCGCCCAGGGCCACGCGCACCTCAAGGTCAGCAAGCACAGCGACGGCGACTCCACCCACACGCAGATCGAGGCGCTCGACGCCGCCGGCCGGCGCGACGAGCTGGCGCGCATGCTGGGCGGCCTTGAGATCACCCGCGAGACGCGGGCCCATGCCAGGCAGATGCTGGAGCGGGCGCAGAGCGCCTGATCCCTGCGGCCGCTCAGCTCGCCAGCGGCAACATGCCGCGCTCGGAGGCCATCCGGTACAAGTCCAGTTCCGAGCCAGCACCCAGCTTGCCCATCAGGCTGGCCCGATGGATGTAGACCGTCTTCTGGCCGATCCCCAGTTCCGCCGCCACCTGCTTCGGCGCGCGGCCACCGGCCAGCAGCAGGAATACCTCGCGCTCGCGCGCGGTCAGCCGGCTGATCGGGTCCAGCGCTGCATCCGGCCGATCGGCCCGGCGCTGGCGCAGGTCGGAGCTGAGGAAACATTCCCCCTGCATCACCGCGCGCAAGCCCGCCACCAGTTCCTCCGGCGCCACCCCCTTGGTGACGTAGCCGCTGGCACCGCGGCGCAGCGCCTCGGACACGTAGGGTTCGCCGTCGTGCATGCTCAGCACCACGACATGCGTTTGCGCATGCACGCTGAGCAGGTGTTCGATCAAGGGCAGCCCGCTGCCGTCCGGCAGCGAAAGATCGAGCGCGACCAGGTCGGGGTGCCAGTGGCCCACCGCCTCGACCGCGTCGTCGGCGCTGCGGCACTCGGCCACCACGTCGAGATCGGGCTCCATCTCGATCAGCCGCTTGAAGCCCTCGCGAACGATGGCATGGTCATCGACCAGAACGATGCTGTACATCCCATTACTTTACACAGGGACTCCCCGCTCATGCACATCCGGCCCGCCGCGTGGCTGGCCACCGCGCCGCGGCGCACATGTAACATCCGCGCATGCGCCTGAAGCCCCTACGCCTGCCCGACTCCGGCCCGCTGCTTGGCGCCGGCTACCTGTTGCTGTGGCTGCTGCTGTGGCTGACCGTGCAGCCATACTGGATGCTGCCGTATGGCCTGCGTTTCGGTGCGCTGCTGCTGGTGCCGGTGCGTTACTGGGGCTGGCTGCTGGGTGGCGAGCTGGTCGCCACCGCCGGCATCAGCCTGGTCCATGGCCTGCCCCGGGGCTGGCTTGGCTTCGCCATCGACGAACTGCCCGAACCACTGGTGATGGCCGCCAGCCTGTGGCTGCTACGACGGTTCAATCTGCACGCCAGCCTGCACAGCCCACAGGAAGTGACCCGCCTGCTGCTCTCGGTGGTGCTGGTGGTGACCGCCACCACCGCGGTAGACGCAGCCTTGCTGGCG
This genomic stretch from Rhodanobacter thiooxydans harbors:
- a CDS encoding response regulator transcription factor gives rise to the protein MYSIVLVDDHAIVREGFKRLIEMEPDLDVVAECRSADDAVEAVGHWHPDLVALDLSLPDGSGLPLIEHLLSVHAQTHVVVLSMHDGEPYVSEALRRGASGYVTKGVAPEELVAGLRAVMQGECFLSSDLRQRRADRPDAALDPISRLTAREREVFLLLAGGRAPKQVAAELGIGQKTVYIHRASLMGKLGAGSELDLYRMASERGMLPLAS
- the recN gene encoding DNA repair protein RecN, which produces MLTSLYVRHFAVVEAAEVAFGPGLTVVSGETGAGKSLLVDALMLLAGARADSGMVRAGSDRAELAAEFDLAELPAARDWLQREELDEDGGCQLRRVIRAEGSSKAWINGRPANARQLGELAALLVEIHGQHEHQALLSRPHQLALLDAYAGHDELLAQVRGNAVRWRELGTRMRKLSGGDDRDQRIELLRHEIGELEKWALPAAELAELETQHKRLANAGRLAEGTAGVVELLDGDSEFALRRALGRAQAELGKLAALDERLNPLLELLDNAGIQLGEAADGLARYAQDVDLDPERFTEVDNHLARLHELSRRHRLPAAELHDRLAVLQAELAELEGAGDVLEQLMAQRERLRGDYTHAAAKLSEARAAAAARLGDEVSVLMGELGMVGGLLRVELEPSSGDEPDPQGGERCELLVSANPGQPPRPLRKVASGGELARISLAIEVVTLGKDTVGSMIFDEVDSGIGGAVAEVVGQKLRALGAQRQVLCVTHLPQVAAQGHAHLKVSKHSDGDSTHTQIEALDAAGRRDELARMLGGLEITRETRAHARQMLERAQSA